One stretch of Commensalibacter melissae DNA includes these proteins:
- a CDS encoding regulatory protein RecX, whose protein sequence is MQIMSNRIQLPDLKEYALNYLARYNNTEAGLVKLLRQKVNRWIKQIQKEDDQDYDEILKKAYDKIDQIVNELKQNGGINDDRFIFSKMPSLIRAGCSKKQIQGRFIQKGINPSLIQSSLQEYHDDHLELLSALAYARKRKIGPFRKRLLKKTAELKDREQMILARRGFSFTISKEVLSMTHAEAEECINKIRSL, encoded by the coding sequence ATGCAAATCATGTCAAACAGGATACAGCTTCCTGACTTAAAAGAGTATGCACTGAATTATCTTGCCCGTTATAATAATACCGAGGCAGGATTGGTTAAACTTTTAAGGCAGAAAGTCAATCGTTGGATTAAACAAATTCAAAAGGAGGACGATCAAGATTACGATGAAATTCTCAAGAAGGCATACGATAAGATTGATCAGATTGTCAATGAATTGAAGCAAAATGGCGGTATTAATGATGACAGATTTATTTTTTCCAAAATGCCATCCTTGATCCGTGCGGGTTGTTCCAAAAAACAAATTCAGGGACGTTTTATACAAAAGGGAATCAATCCCTCCTTAATTCAGTCCTCCTTGCAAGAATATCATGATGATCATCTTGAGCTGCTATCCGCTTTGGCCTATGCACGGAAAAGGAAGATTGGACCATTTCGTAAGCGTTTGTTAAAAAAAACAGCTGAACTGAAGGATCGTGAACAAATGATCCTTGCAAGGCGTGGATTTTCGTTTACAATCTCAAAAGAAGTTTTATCGATGACCCATGCAGAGGCAGAAGAATGTATCAATAAAATACGTTCTTTATAG